The Argopecten irradians isolate NY unplaced genomic scaffold, Ai_NY scaffold_1117, whole genome shotgun sequence genome contains the following window.
ATTATATTGCACAATATAGGTATTTTAAGGTCGGACATCTTGGATGTGGAGATTGATAACAACAATCAACTCCATATCCAAGATCAGGGAGTACTTGCTCAGCCAGATGGAAAACATGTAAAGAAATCATATTGCCAGacaatacttttaaaataagtCAACTCTGTTTGATATGCCTAtgtatcacttcttaggtgtacttaaacataactaagttgataaaaagtgtgtaACTGTTGAGTTGTAGATTGTTGTATTTTGCCAAAAttaacaaacaacacaacaatctgtaattatatataagtcaACAGATATACCTAAGGTTAAGCCCCATGCATAGCAATCtcattaaaattagacttgaaATTCTGCTCCCACTATGCTGTTCTACGTTACgttccaatacaagatctaacaacttcCCATACATGGTCACCTCAGACCATGTAAGAACTTGTATTAGAGCGTAAGGTAGAGTATAGTAGTGGAGCGGatttacaagtctaattttaataagACTGCATGCAAAGACACTTTGTATCAACTTATTTGTGTTCAAGTATACTTTAGAAGTAATATATTGAAACTGTCGCTTGTTTTAACaagatataattcaattttgcttgttacgagcattttcattggcttaaaaatttactttatcagcccataaaggaaaaaaacaaaTGGCGTCACCGTTTGTAACcatcgcttctgattggctgagatgacggcgtaataattttatagacaaaagagtcccaaaatgaattttaaatgttgaagagattatctttagtaaattgaattataaggattaatttgaatagattttttatgttatggagatataacacaaaaatctgagtgtactctcatcataaaaccgcttcgcggtttatttagagtacactcagatttttgtgttatatctccataacataaaaaatctattcaagttaatccttaaataaaaagttaaatacatgtacatttaaaattgaaattcgTGCTGTAACTTCAAGGTCCCAGTAGGCAAATTTTAAGTCAAGCACTTGCTTTTCTTTTTCCAACTTTTCACTTTCAGTTTTGATTCTTTTTCTGTCACTCTtttattttctctatttcttCTTGAAGCCTCTGGTTGTCAAGAAGGAGGTTTTTTTCTGTCAGGACAGATGTGGTTTTCTGTTTTTCTGAAGTACAAATGTTCAAAACACACATTTatgtttaaacaataaaaagaaCCTCTATCACAAGGTGAAATCAATAACAAAAGCATGCAAATTATGTGCAGAGTTAGATCTCTAATATTTCTAAAAGCACAGCTCAGTCATTGGATTTCTGGGATTTTGTTACATGATCATAAGatagatgttgttttaaaaataccattaactaatttattttttgaGATGGCTTCattttatgtttacatgttCAATAACTTTCACAGCAATTTATGTTCTTGATTTAAActcatttgaatattgaatggACAGATCAAAATACTTACTACTTCTGGATTCATCACAATGTGATGTTGACAAACGTTTTCCTGAAAAAAATAGAGAAACAACTTCATTACCTCTTACCAGTATAGCAAAAAATATTTAGTACAaaataagaaatcaaataacTTACTAGACTTACCAAAACTAATTTCTCAGACTCCTTGTTTTTCCACTGGTTGAGGAACTTTGAAAgatgatttgtttttaaaagagTTGGGGGagttatcaaaattaaatactggtaacatgtattcatgtatacaaaaagagaattttataacaaattgtATTGTGTTCTAGTTAATTGATTATCTGAGTGTGTTGATAAAACACTGCAACTGTAAATACTTACCACTAATGGGCTCATCAGTAACGGTAACGGTAGTACTACATGTAGCAACGTTAGGGGCATCTGAACATGATGGGACATCTGAACATGATACAGTGactgaaaaaaagttaaaagtaTTACATAGGGGTTCCAATTGTTCCTCAAGCCACGGAAacttattaggtcacctgattcctattaacaatttttccacgacttACCCCCAGGAGCCCGAGAGGTGGGGccaaaattgttcaaaatggctaaaataagaaaaaaaaaaactcttcatagattttttttgtgtctttgtttcattctgtatccgaactcaggtgaccactaaggcccatgggcctcttgttttaacaTTGAAAGCACAAAGTGAGAATAAAACCGTTACAAAGCAGTTCAACGCTTTCACAGTTCAGATCCTTTATTTACTTACATGTAGTATTTCCTGATCCATTTGTTGATGGAAGTGCAGCTGGAAAAAAAATGAGATCGAAGTAAATATAATCTGTTGACTAACAAAACTGTCAATTTTGGacatttttttgtacaaaataaGATCAAATATGTTGTATTGAGGTCAAAAGAATTTAATATGCTTGATTACTTCaacatttagataaaaaatCATGACTTTTGTATGTTTGCTTCAATACTTCAGTTGGTTAGTTGGTTATCGTGTGTATTTTATGATAAGATAAGCTGCTGTTTTAATTGAGATTACTTTTACCACAAATAAGCTTTACCTTGAATTTCATTCAAACTGTCAGCACTGCAAACTCCTCTCTCTGGGCAGATTGGCAACACTGCTGTTTTATAACATGAAACATCAAACAATGGTGATAAGTATGAAGTACCTACAGTTATTAAGTTTTTATCCCCTTAGAAATCTAAATAAAGATTGATTTACTTCAGGTATCAAGTCAGACTCTGTTTTTTGGCTATTGAACCCTGTTCATGCATACGTGTGTAAATGTAAATTGGAGTAGATGTGTTGTTCATCAAAAGATTGTGTATgttacttgtacatgtatattcactatttttacaatttaagcctgaaataattcatatattaCACAAGTTAAAACTATCCCTTTCTTTATCTGAATTATGCATTTATTATCTGGCCATAATAAGGGAAAGATTACAGTCAAATAACtcatattaaatatttgtacaCACGATTCTGTGAATCTAAAAAATAATTCTCACTAGCCTTTATTACCTATTCctgtattatacaaatatttgtctTGTTGAAACACATCTTTTGGGCTCTGTCATAGCAAATATCTGAGAACTAAATAAATGAAAGATAAATCCAGAACTATTACATTGTGTtgaatcattaatatatatatacatgtatgtatatatattacaatattatacCCCCACCCTAATAAGTGGACTTACCATCTGTATCTATCCCACTAGGGATACCCATCATTCCAGGCCTTGAGCCTGTGGCAGCTAGAATAATCTCTTCAGCAGCAGAAGGGCTTTCTGGTGGTGGTCCGCCTCCCGTCCCAGGGTGTCTGGCACTATCCAATTTGGCCTTGGCTAATTATATTGAATGAAACTATTAATGACATACAATATTACAAAAGtatcaattttgtatttcaCCTTCCATGAGTTTTAATGACCTTTCTGTTTAAATCAAAAGGCTTTATATAGTGTGTTCTTTCTTCAAAAGTTCAAAGTACTGACACCATTTGCAAGAAATACTGCAAgttttatttaagaaaacaaagtcacacacttttatttttagttGATAGTAGTTGTTCtattacttaaaaaaataatactgaaggaccaaacagttttatattaAAGAACTATTTTATGTTTACTTGAAATAGTTGTAGAGTAATTTACATTGGAGTATGTGTCAATACAATCAGAAGAGTTGTAGAGTAATTTACATTGGATATTTATAAATTTAGCTTAGTTAAAAATTACCTCTTTGTTTGGTATTGAAATACTTTTTCTTTACGTCTTTAGTCT
Protein-coding sequences here:
- the LOC138313959 gene encoding uncharacterized protein isoform X1; its protein translation is MMGIPSGIDTDAVLPICPERGVCSADSLNEIQAALPSTNGSGNTTFTVSCSDVPSCSDAPNVATCSTTVTVTDEPISGKRLSTSHCDESRSKKQKTTSVLTEKNLLLDNQRLQEEIEKIKE
- the LOC138313959 gene encoding uncharacterized protein isoform X2, with the translated sequence MMGIPSGIDTDVLPICPERGVCSADSLNEIQAALPSTNGSGNTTFTVSCSDVPSCSDAPNVATCSTTVTVTDEPISGKRLSTSHCDESRSKKQKTTSVLTEKNLLLDNQRLQEEIEKIKE